Proteins encoded together in one Planctomyces sp. SH-PL14 window:
- a CDS encoding YbhB/YbcL family Raf kinase inhibitor-like protein codes for MTFELECSAFSHGAPIPKKFTSEGEDVSPPLLWRGVPEGTRELALICDDPDAPTPEPWVHWVLYGLSADVTQLPEGLPDAVELRSPVAARQGLNSWPSGQVDGYRGPEPPRGHGVHHYHFRLYALDAPLGLKPGIDKKALLAAMSGHCLGEAEWIGTYER; via the coding sequence ATGACATTCGAACTGGAATGCTCCGCCTTCAGTCACGGCGCGCCGATCCCGAAGAAGTTCACCTCCGAGGGGGAGGACGTCTCGCCACCGCTGCTCTGGCGCGGCGTCCCTGAGGGCACGCGCGAACTGGCCCTGATCTGCGACGACCCGGACGCCCCGACTCCGGAGCCCTGGGTGCACTGGGTCCTCTACGGCCTGTCTGCCGATGTCACGCAGCTCCCCGAAGGGCTCCCCGACGCGGTGGAGCTTCGCTCGCCGGTCGCGGCCCGGCAGGGACTCAACTCATGGCCATCGGGGCAGGTCGACGGTTACCGCGGTCCGGAGCCGCCGCGGGGGCACGGCGTGCATCACTACCACTTCCGTCTGTACGCCCTCGATGCTCCGCTCGGACTGAAGCCGGGAATCGACAAGAAGGCGCTGCTCGCCGCCATGTCGGGACACTGTCTCGGCGAGGCCGAGTGGATCGGAACCTACGAGCGGTGA
- a CDS encoding 1-acyl-sn-glycerol-3-phosphate acyltransferase — protein MMQVLRSILSRLARFVLSLRYRVHLHGREVLPTLKGPVLLLPNHPAYVDPVLFLITFYPALRPRIVFSEENFPRAIVGPLTKILNGISIPARGRQSQEARSENGPRVAVEGVNQGEGTEAGAGSRRKIVLFTTKPISLQDANRLLAEAGFHGIMRIDEVHPLDQIPLLGNGKADYKRLRLLVQETLSPAG, from the coding sequence ATGATGCAGGTCCTGCGGTCGATCCTCTCCCGGCTGGCCCGGTTCGTCCTGTCGCTCCGGTACCGGGTGCATCTGCATGGCCGGGAGGTGCTGCCGACTCTCAAGGGCCCGGTCCTGCTCCTGCCGAACCATCCGGCCTACGTCGATCCGGTCCTGTTCCTCATCACCTTCTATCCCGCGCTCCGCCCCCGCATCGTCTTCTCCGAAGAGAACTTTCCCCGGGCGATCGTCGGTCCGCTGACGAAAATCCTGAACGGCATCTCGATTCCGGCCCGCGGCCGGCAGAGCCAGGAAGCGCGGTCCGAGAACGGCCCGCGGGTCGCCGTCGAAGGAGTCAACCAGGGGGAGGGAACGGAAGCCGGGGCGGGAAGCCGGCGGAAGATTGTCCTGTTCACCACGAAACCGATCTCGCTCCAGGACGCGAACAGGCTGCTGGCCGAGGCCGGGTTTCACGGCATCATGCGGATTGACGAGGTCCATCCGCTCGATCAGATTCCGCTCCTCGGAAACGGCAAGGCGGACTACAAGCGACTGCGGTTGTTGGTCCAGGAGACGCTGTCGCCGGCCGGTTGA
- a CDS encoding SDR family NAD(P)-dependent oxidoreductase, whose protein sequence is MNPERKVVVITGASQGIGAGLVRGFLDRGDRVVANSRSIQPDPASGVLAVAGDIADPAVAEQVIATAVEAFGRVDTLVNNAGIFVAKAFTEYTEADFAKVMAVNMAGFFYVSQCAVRQMLQQDGRGGHIVNLTTSLVRQPMKAVPSAMASLTKGGLDAVTRSLAIEYADKKIRVNAVAPGIIQTPMHAPEIHDFLAGLHPLGRMGQVQEVVDAVLYLDSAGFVTGETLHIDGGAHAGRW, encoded by the coding sequence ATGAATCCGGAACGCAAGGTCGTGGTCATCACCGGGGCGTCGCAGGGAATCGGCGCGGGACTGGTCCGGGGGTTTCTGGACCGGGGGGATCGCGTCGTGGCGAATTCCCGGTCGATCCAGCCGGATCCCGCCTCGGGCGTGCTGGCGGTCGCCGGCGACATCGCCGATCCGGCGGTGGCGGAGCAGGTCATTGCCACGGCGGTCGAGGCGTTCGGCCGGGTCGACACGCTGGTGAACAATGCGGGCATTTTCGTCGCGAAGGCGTTCACCGAGTACACCGAGGCGGACTTCGCGAAGGTCATGGCGGTGAACATGGCCGGATTCTTTTACGTCTCGCAGTGTGCCGTCCGGCAGATGCTTCAGCAGGATGGGCGAGGGGGGCACATCGTGAACCTCACGACGTCGCTCGTCCGACAGCCGATGAAGGCAGTCCCGTCGGCGATGGCGTCGCTCACCAAGGGGGGGCTGGACGCGGTCACCCGATCGCTGGCGATCGAGTATGCGGACAAGAAGATCCGTGTGAACGCGGTCGCGCCGGGGATCATCCAGACGCCGATGCATGCGCCCGAGATTCATGACTTCCTGGCCGGTCTGCATCCGCTGGGTCGGATGGGCCAGGTGCAGGAGGTGGTCGATGCGGTGCTTTATCTGGACTCGGCCGGATTCGTGACGGGGGAGACGCTGCATATTGATGGTGGCGCGCATGCGGGTCGCTGGTAG